In Candidatus Pelagibacter ubique HIMB140, a single window of DNA contains:
- a CDS encoding 4-hydroxythreonine-4-phosphate dehydrogenase PdxA, which translates to MTQTKANIALLLGDPAGIGPELISKLLSEEITNKANIVVIGEKQILESGNNVTGNSHQLEVVESFDQIDFNKSNRFLLDISKGKNHKYKIAEPSKESGESVLEALDLALNLAKEKKIDAINFAPMNKTSLKLGGNTHSDELQLMAEKLDVKSFCCEFNVIDNFWTARVTSHIPIKEVAQHITKENILKPIKLINEVMELNGVKNPRIAVQALNPHAEFGTEEKDEIIPAIEEAKKLGFNTDGPLPCDTSFVVAYKNKNHDCMVGMYHDALQSGLKAFGFDRGVTVQGGLTVPVTTTAHGSAFAIAGKNEANLAPILNSFKIALSMAENKKKLS; encoded by the coding sequence ATGACTCAAACAAAAGCTAACATAGCTCTACTACTTGGTGATCCTGCAGGAATAGGACCTGAACTTATTTCAAAATTATTGAGTGAAGAAATAACTAATAAAGCAAATATTGTTGTTATTGGCGAAAAACAAATTCTCGAGAGTGGAAATAATGTAACTGGCAATTCTCACCAACTTGAAGTCGTAGAAAGCTTTGATCAAATTGATTTTAATAAATCAAACAGATTTTTATTAGACATTTCAAAAGGAAAAAACCATAAATATAAAATAGCTGAACCTTCAAAAGAATCGGGTGAAAGTGTTTTAGAGGCTTTAGATTTAGCACTAAATCTTGCTAAAGAAAAAAAAATTGATGCAATCAATTTTGCTCCAATGAATAAAACAAGTTTGAAACTTGGAGGAAATACCCATTCAGATGAATTACAATTAATGGCTGAAAAATTAGATGTAAAAAGTTTTTGTTGTGAGTTTAATGTTATAGATAATTTTTGGACTGCAAGAGTAACCTCTCACATTCCAATCAAAGAAGTGGCTCAACACATAACAAAAGAAAATATCTTAAAGCCTATTAAATTAATTAATGAAGTTATGGAATTGAATGGTGTAAAAAATCCTAGAATAGCAGTTCAAGCACTTAACCCACATGCAGAATTCGGCACTGAAGAAAAAGATGAAATTATACCAGCAATAGAAGAGGCAAAAAAACTTGGATTTAATACAGATGGTCCGTTACCGTGCGATACATCTTTTGTGGTTGCTTATAAAAATAAAAATCATGATTGTATGGTTGGAATGTATCATGATGCACTTCAGTCTGGACTTAAAGCATTTGGTTTTGACAGAGGGGTTACAGTTCAAGGTGGGTTAACAGTTCCTGTAACAACTACTGCACATGGATCAGCTTTTGCAATTGCTGGAAAAAATGAAGCTAATTTAGCTCCAATTTTAAATTCATTTAAAATTGCATTATCAATGGCTGAAAATAAAAAGAAGTTAAGCTAA
- a CDS encoding SDR family NAD(P)-dependent oxidoreductase, with product MKVEYFDLKGKRALVSGGASGIGASIVEHLCEQGVEVYFFDIDKKEAQKLISKIKKKKQKIPTFQFCNIKNIKKYKTLIQGIIKKKGPIDILVNNASNDQRHTLEEVTEKYWDDRMAINLKHYLFAIQAVKKSMIKNKGGSIINLGSVSWIRGAVMFPAYSTAKAAIYGLTKSLARDLGQHNIRINSIAPGSVATKRQSKLWLNPKFKKEILDKQCLKKQVLPEDVSRMVLYLASDVSSGCTKQNFTVDAGLI from the coding sequence ATGAAAGTTGAATATTTTGATTTAAAGGGAAAACGAGCTTTAGTTTCAGGTGGAGCATCTGGTATTGGTGCATCAATAGTTGAACATCTTTGTGAACAAGGTGTTGAGGTTTATTTTTTTGATATAGATAAAAAAGAAGCTCAAAAATTAATTTCTAAAATTAAAAAGAAAAAACAAAAAATACCTACTTTTCAATTCTGCAATATTAAAAATATAAAAAAATATAAAACTCTAATTCAAGGTATTATTAAAAAAAAAGGTCCAATTGATATTTTGGTAAATAATGCATCCAATGATCAAAGGCACACACTTGAAGAAGTTACTGAAAAATACTGGGATGACAGAATGGCAATAAATTTGAAACACTATTTGTTTGCCATTCAGGCAGTAAAAAAAAGTATGATTAAAAATAAAGGTGGATCAATAATAAACTTAGGTTCTGTTAGTTGGATTAGGGGAGCCGTAATGTTTCCAGCATACAGTACTGCAAAAGCTGCAATCTATGGTTTAACTAAATCTCTAGCTAGAGATTTAGGACAACACAATATTAGAATAAACTCAATTGCACCTGGTTCAGTTGCAACTAAAAGACAGTCAAAATTATGGTTAAATCCAAAATTTAAAAAAGAAATTCTGGATAAACAGTGTCTTAAAAAACAAGTATTACCTGAGGATGTTTCAAGAATGGTTTTATATTTGGCATCAGATGTTTCATCTGGATGCACTAAACAAAATTTTACGGTAGATGCTGGTTTAATATAA
- the rbsK gene encoding ribokinase — protein MDAICVFGVFVADLCFFAETIPVKGQTVLGKNHIVGPGGKGSNQAIAAARLKGDVHFITKIGQDTHANMALNLYKEAQLNTNSIIQVKNLSTGVAGIMIDENGNNAINVVAGAAAHLNNKDIDQNLNTIKKSKIFLTQLETPEQVTFYALSKAKENNCTTILNPAPARKIEEQYFKLIDYFTPNETEAEFYLNKKIKSENDIKEAANQFLKKGVKNIIITLGEKGVYYSNGKEDYFVEACKLKNNVVDTTGAGDAFNGAFAVGLANSLENKDALVFANKVAGISTTKLGAAASMPLLQDVENY, from the coding sequence ATGGATGCAATCTGTGTATTTGGAGTTTTTGTAGCTGACCTTTGTTTCTTCGCTGAAACAATTCCAGTTAAAGGTCAAACAGTTTTAGGAAAAAATCATATAGTCGGGCCTGGTGGCAAAGGTTCAAATCAAGCTATTGCAGCTGCAAGATTAAAAGGCGATGTTCATTTCATAACAAAAATTGGTCAAGACACTCATGCTAATATGGCATTAAATCTATATAAAGAAGCTCAATTAAATACAAATTCAATTATCCAAGTTAAAAATCTTTCAACAGGAGTTGCAGGCATTATGATTGATGAAAATGGTAATAACGCAATTAACGTTGTTGCTGGAGCAGCAGCTCATTTAAATAATAAGGATATTGATCAAAATTTAAACACTATAAAAAAATCAAAAATTTTTCTTACACAGTTAGAAACTCCAGAGCAAGTAACATTTTACGCTTTAAGTAAAGCTAAAGAAAATAATTGTACAACAATTTTAAATCCAGCACCTGCAAGAAAAATAGAAGAACAGTATTTTAAATTAATTGATTATTTTACTCCAAATGAAACGGAAGCTGAATTTTATTTAAATAAAAAAATAAAATCAGAAAATGATATCAAAGAAGCTGCAAATCAGTTTTTAAAAAAAGGAGTTAAAAATATTATAATCACATTGGGTGAGAAGGGTGTTTATTATTCCAATGGAAAAGAAGACTATTTTGTTGAGGCGTGTAAATTAAAAAACAATGTTGTAGACACTACTGGAGCAGGTGACGCTTTTAATGGTGCATTTGCTGTAGGATTAGCTAACAGTTTGGAAAATAAAGATGCATTAGTGTTTGCAAACAAAGTGGCAGGAATATCAACAACAAAACTTGGTGCAGCAGCATCAATGCCATTACTTCAAGACGTAGAAAATTACTAA
- a CDS encoding RbsD/FucU family protein: MLININPILSPDLLFQLRSMGHGDKLVLADANFPAHSMNKNVVRLDGVNIKDAARAILSVFPLDSFVVSQGGRAANRMEVDNNPDELTDTHKEFIKSVKDISGNNWEVGSIERQLFYEEAKKSYLIVTTTDARPFGCFIMTKGVVKPDGSVWVLEK; this comes from the coding sequence ATGCTCATTAATATTAATCCTATATTAAGTCCTGATTTGTTATTTCAACTAAGATCGATGGGACATGGAGATAAATTGGTATTGGCAGATGCCAATTTTCCTGCTCATTCTATGAATAAAAATGTAGTTAGATTAGATGGTGTTAACATCAAAGATGCAGCGAGGGCTATACTGTCTGTTTTTCCATTAGACAGCTTTGTCGTTTCTCAAGGAGGCAGGGCAGCAAATAGGATGGAAGTTGACAATAATCCAGATGAACTAACTGATACACATAAAGAATTCATTAAATCCGTCAAAGATATATCTGGAAATAATTGGGAGGTAGGCTCTATTGAAAGACAATTATTTTATGAGGAAGCAAAAAAATCTTATTTAATTGTTACTACAACTGATGCTAGACCATTTGGGTGCTTTATAATGACCAAAGGAGTCGTAAAACCAGATGGAAGTGTTTGGGTTCTTGAAAAATAA
- a CDS encoding sugar ABC transporter substrate-binding protein: MRDIFKKLTVFFTVVFLSISLGSVSFADGHGKKILFSIKGPGSGNPFWASVTKGAEEEAKKLGVKLIMIAPPQEGDVQAQINQVEDQLAKGVDALALAPGDPNAFAPIVDEAIKSGVPVVFVDTNGINEGVTFIGTNNMNGAELAANFICDKTAKGSDVAILTGIESQSTALLRRDGAIKGFNNCGLNIVATQTAEWDTAKARSVTESIIIKNPNIKAIFASNDNMGLGAIQALKDADMNDVVVVGFDATPDAATSILKGEMTATIAQFSYNMGAYGVKYALELANGGSIDPNIDTGTQLVTKENANEFK, translated from the coding sequence ATGAGAGATATATTTAAAAAACTTACTGTTTTTTTTACAGTGGTATTTTTATCAATAAGCTTAGGTTCAGTTTCTTTTGCTGATGGACATGGTAAAAAAATTCTATTCAGTATTAAAGGACCAGGATCAGGAAATCCTTTCTGGGCATCTGTTACAAAAGGAGCTGAGGAAGAAGCTAAAAAATTAGGTGTAAAATTAATCATGATCGCACCTCCACAAGAGGGTGATGTTCAAGCTCAAATAAATCAAGTTGAAGACCAACTTGCAAAAGGTGTTGATGCTTTGGCGCTTGCACCAGGAGATCCAAATGCTTTTGCACCAATTGTTGATGAGGCAATTAAAAGTGGGGTTCCAGTAGTATTTGTTGACACTAATGGAATTAACGAAGGTGTTACTTTTATTGGTACAAATAATATGAATGGAGCTGAATTAGCAGCTAACTTTATTTGTGATAAAACAGCAAAAGGTTCAGATGTTGCAATTTTAACAGGTATTGAATCTCAATCTACTGCTTTATTAAGAAGAGATGGTGCAATTAAAGGTTTCAATAATTGTGGTCTAAACATTGTAGCCACTCAAACTGCAGAGTGGGATACAGCTAAAGCAAGATCTGTTACTGAATCTATAATCATAAAAAATCCAAACATTAAGGCAATATTTGCTTCTAATGACAATATGGGTTTAGGTGCTATTCAAGCTCTTAAAGATGCTGATATGAACGATGTTGTTGTTGTAGGATTTGATGCAACACCAGATGCAGCAACAAGTATTCTAAAAGGAGAAATGACTGCTACTATTGCTCAGTTCTCATATAATATGGGTGCTTATGGAGTTAAATATGCTCTAGAATTAGCTAATGGTGGAAGTATTGATCCTAACATTGATACTGGAACTCAATTAGTAACAAAAGAAAACGCTAACGAATTTAAATAA
- a CDS encoding ABC transporter permease, giving the protein MEEKDNKLQSLHLKLIPYFEKYGILLLLVIMILVMHILQPDIFLSWRNVTNVFKQISWQSMLALGVFMVIVTAGIDLSVGSIMMLSLMILAVISKAGAPWFIVILTPLIAGFLCGLINGLGITILRMPHPFIMTLGTLYIFRGTGNLISGGTPISGFTDEVRYLGHGRIDLQWLGLEKSQYLPVSLVLIVVVYLVFWVFLNKSKTGKWIYAIGGNPNAARAAGINVNKILVIVYSLCGFLAGIGALILAGRTDSGYPNAGLQSELDAIAACIIGGASFFGGRGTVLGVFAGVMIMGILRNGLNLMDVSSFWQQVLIGSIIVLAVYIDVLRRDLGTRK; this is encoded by the coding sequence ATGGAAGAAAAAGATAATAAGTTACAAAGTTTACATCTAAAGCTAATTCCATATTTTGAAAAATATGGAATATTACTTTTATTAGTGATCATGATTTTGGTTATGCATATTTTGCAGCCTGACATCTTCTTATCTTGGAGAAATGTAACCAACGTGTTTAAACAAATTTCTTGGCAATCAATGTTAGCACTCGGTGTATTCATGGTGATTGTAACAGCTGGCATAGATCTCTCTGTAGGATCAATAATGATGTTGTCCCTAATGATTTTAGCAGTTATTTCAAAAGCTGGAGCACCCTGGTTTATTGTAATTCTCACTCCTTTAATCGCAGGGTTTTTGTGTGGACTAATTAATGGTTTAGGCATCACTATTTTAAGAATGCCTCATCCATTCATTATGACTTTAGGAACGCTTTATATATTTAGGGGAACAGGAAATTTGATTTCAGGCGGAACGCCTATCAGTGGTTTTACTGATGAAGTTCGTTATCTGGGACATGGAAGAATTGATTTACAATGGCTAGGACTTGAGAAATCCCAATACTTACCAGTCAGTTTAGTTTTAATTGTGGTTGTGTACTTAGTATTCTGGGTTTTTTTAAATAAAAGTAAAACTGGTAAATGGATTTATGCAATAGGAGGGAATCCAAATGCTGCTAGAGCAGCAGGAATTAATGTTAATAAAATTTTAGTCATTGTTTATTCCTTATGTGGATTTTTAGCTGGAATTGGTGCTTTGATTTTGGCTGGGAGAACAGATTCCGGTTACCCTAATGCAGGACTTCAATCTGAACTTGATGCTATTGCAGCATGCATAATTGGTGGCGCCAGCTTCTTTGGAGGAAGGGGAACTGTACTTGGAGTGTTTGCTGGAGTTATGATAATGGGGATTTTAAGAAATGGATTGAACTTAATGGATGTTAGTTCATTCTGGCAACAAGTTTTAATAGGTTCGATTATTGTTTTGGCAGTCTACATAGATGTTTTGAGAAGAGATTTAGGCACAAGAAAATAG
- a CDS encoding ATP-binding cassette domain-containing protein, whose protein sequence is MSSTNNLLLEAKGITKYFGTITALENVNLKVHAGECLGVVGDNGAGKSTLMKVLSGLYKPSSGSLYFDGKEQILESPRDSQNLGLEMVYQDLALAGNLPIGENIFLGREPTKNIGFMKLLDFDKIKNLTNAHLEKLKINVKSADQKVEELSGGQRQAVAIARSTAFNAKVVIMDEPTAALAIKEVGKVLDLINSLKKTGVGVIVISHRMDDIFTVCDRVMALFQGTNFAESSLTNTSRDEVIGWIMGKK, encoded by the coding sequence ATGTCTTCGACCAATAATTTACTTTTAGAAGCTAAAGGGATTACAAAATATTTTGGAACAATCACTGCTTTAGAAAATGTAAATTTAAAAGTTCATGCTGGAGAATGTTTGGGTGTTGTAGGCGACAATGGTGCAGGTAAATCTACTTTAATGAAAGTACTTTCTGGTCTTTACAAACCAAGCTCAGGATCATTATATTTTGATGGCAAAGAACAAATTTTAGAAAGTCCCAGAGACTCCCAAAATTTAGGATTAGAAATGGTTTACCAAGATCTTGCTTTAGCTGGAAACTTACCTATTGGTGAAAATATTTTTTTAGGTAGAGAACCGACTAAAAATATTGGTTTTATGAAATTGTTAGATTTTGACAAAATAAAAAATCTTACTAATGCTCATTTAGAGAAATTAAAAATTAATGTTAAAAGTGCTGATCAAAAAGTAGAGGAATTATCTGGAGGACAAAGACAAGCAGTCGCTATTGCAAGATCAACAGCATTTAATGCTAAAGTAGTAATTATGGATGAGCCAACGGCAGCACTTGCTATTAAAGAAGTTGGCAAAGTTTTAGATTTAATAAATAGTTTAAAAAAAACAGGTGTTGGAGTAATTGTTATCAGTCACAGAATGGATGATATATTCACTGTTTGTGATCGTGTGATGGCATTATTTCAAGGTACAAATTTTGCTGAGTCTAGCTTAACAAATACTTCAAGGGATGAGGTTATTGGTTGGATTATGGGTAAAAAATAA
- a CDS encoding NAD(P)-dependent oxidoreductase, with the protein MKKLIVISDPFPRTLDLIFTKKKLKELKTKYTLIVAPSKNKKKFYESNIHKASFIMGQPDLDKKLLSKAVKLKAIINVESNFMNNVDYQYCHKRGIHVIATSPVFSKPVAEIALGMTLSLLRNIHEAHLDFLKGKEKYGLESNLKASMLSGKKIGLLGFGDLAKSLYPLLLPFTKDISVYDPWLPNNVVKRYGFQPINLKDMFSKCEVIYVLAAVTTENKNLIDKKLLNRMKPNTLFILMSRAAVVNFKDLVNRVKKGGIYVATDVFPEEPVRKNDPIRKVKNILFSAHRAGALTEAFYNMGDIVLKDMNLISKNLKPKHCKRAALKTVGLLASKPVAIN; encoded by the coding sequence ATGAAAAAATTAATTGTAATTTCAGATCCTTTCCCAAGAACTTTAGATCTAATTTTTACAAAAAAAAAACTAAAAGAACTCAAAACTAAATACACACTTATTGTAGCCCCAAGTAAAAACAAAAAAAAATTTTATGAAAGCAATATCCACAAAGCTTCATTTATAATGGGTCAACCCGATCTAGATAAAAAGCTTTTGTCAAAAGCAGTTAAATTAAAAGCAATTATAAATGTTGAAAGTAATTTTATGAACAATGTTGATTATCAATATTGTCATAAAAGAGGGATTCATGTCATCGCTACTTCTCCTGTTTTTTCAAAACCTGTAGCTGAAATAGCATTAGGAATGACATTATCCCTATTGAGAAATATTCATGAAGCACATTTAGACTTTCTAAAAGGTAAAGAAAAATATGGCCTAGAAAGTAATCTTAAAGCATCAATGTTGTCAGGGAAAAAAATTGGTTTATTAGGGTTTGGTGATTTAGCAAAATCTCTTTATCCACTGCTTTTACCATTTACAAAAGATATCTCTGTTTATGACCCATGGCTTCCAAATAATGTCGTTAAAAGATATGGATTTCAGCCAATTAATTTAAAAGATATGTTTTCAAAATGTGAGGTAATTTATGTTTTAGCAGCCGTGACAACTGAAAATAAAAATTTAATAGATAAAAAATTGTTAAATAGGATGAAGCCTAATACTTTATTTATTTTGATGAGTAGAGCGGCAGTTGTTAATTTTAAAGATCTGGTCAATAGGGTTAAAAAAGGAGGTATTTACGTAGCTACCGATGTATTTCCAGAAGAGCCTGTAAGAAAAAATGATCCAATAAGAAAAGTTAAAAATATTTTATTTTCAGCTCATAGAGCTGGTGCGCTTACTGAGGCGTTTTATAATATGGGTGATATTGTTTTAAAAGATATGAATTTAATTTCAAAAAACTTGAAACCAAAACATTGCAAAAGAGCTGCATTAAAAACTGTTGGCTTGCTAGCATCAAAACCTGTTGCAATTAATTAA
- a CDS encoding Gfo/Idh/MocA family protein, translating into MNKVFKVGLIGCGHISETYFRAQEYFNNIRIVKCADINMETAKKCAIHYNIEAVTVEELLKDKEIEIILNLTIPGAHFEVSKMALENGKHSYAEKPMAVNFEDGKKLVELAKEKNLYIGNAPDTFLGGGIQKTRELIDNGVIGDIKLGNAIFAFPGVQSYHPNPEPWFAENEGGPVIDMGPYYLTALVNLIGPAKQVQGRCTKVFEEREIGIGPKKGQKFKVETPTTYLATIQFENDCIIQITLSFDVVAHQRNHIELYGNKGSIIVPDPNMFGGSAFVSVTAGGNWGEHKTDMMPLGKINIKSQSSRANESPTNANYRGAGLSEMAYAIDNNLEHRCNGELSLHVLDIIDSTMRASQTGIPQEIKTTCKKPKPFTLEEIKKIMN; encoded by the coding sequence ATGAATAAAGTATTTAAAGTAGGCCTTATAGGATGTGGTCATATTTCAGAAACTTATTTTAGAGCTCAGGAGTATTTCAATAATATCAGAATTGTTAAATGCGCTGATATTAATATGGAAACAGCGAAGAAGTGTGCAATTCATTACAATATTGAAGCTGTAACTGTTGAAGAACTTCTTAAAGATAAAGAGATTGAAATAATTTTAAACCTTACAATTCCTGGCGCACATTTTGAAGTTTCAAAAATGGCTTTAGAAAATGGTAAGCATTCTTATGCTGAAAAACCTATGGCTGTTAACTTTGAAGATGGAAAAAAATTAGTTGAACTTGCTAAAGAGAAAAATCTTTATATTGGAAATGCACCAGATACTTTTTTGGGTGGGGGCATTCAGAAAACTCGTGAACTCATTGATAACGGTGTAATTGGTGACATTAAATTAGGTAATGCTATTTTTGCCTTCCCTGGAGTTCAATCATATCATCCAAACCCAGAACCTTGGTTTGCAGAAAATGAAGGGGGTCCTGTAATAGATATGGGTCCATATTATCTTACCGCATTAGTAAATTTAATTGGTCCAGCAAAACAAGTACAAGGAAGATGTACAAAAGTTTTTGAAGAAAGAGAAATTGGAATAGGCCCAAAAAAAGGTCAAAAATTTAAAGTAGAAACTCCAACAACTTATCTTGCAACTATACAATTTGAAAATGATTGCATTATACAGATTACTTTATCATTTGATGTAGTTGCTCATCAAAGAAACCACATAGAGCTATATGGTAACAAAGGATCAATTATTGTTCCTGATCCAAATATGTTTGGTGGATCTGCTTTTGTTTCAGTGACTGCTGGCGGTAATTGGGGTGAGCACAAAACAGATATGATGCCTTTAGGAAAAATTAACATTAAAAGTCAAAGCTCAAGAGCAAATGAATCTCCAACAAATGCAAATTATAGAGGAGCTGGTCTATCTGAGATGGCTTATGCAATTGATAACAATTTAGAACATAGATGTAACGGTGAACTTTCTTTGCATGTTTTAGATATCATAGACTCAACTATGAGAGCTTCTCAAACAGGTATTCCACAAGAAATAAAGACTACTTGCAAAAAACCTAAACCATTTACGTTAGAGGAAATAAAAAAAATTATGAATTAA
- the iolD gene encoding 3D-(3,5/4)-trihydroxycyclohexane-1,2-dione acylhydrolase (decyclizing) — protein sequence MKKITLTCANAIVKYLIAQKILINGKKEPLFPGVFGIFGHGNVACLGQALEESQKELPTYRGHHEQNMALTGIGYARAKRRQQIFVATSSVGPGATNMVTAAAVAMSNRLPILFLPGDTYANRMPDPVLQQVEHFNNPSITANDAFKPVTRYFDRITRPEQIIQSFPMAVQTMLDPADCGPACIALSQDIQGQTFDYPEEFFQEKIHTIRRPRPDEFQIKEAAEKIKSSKNPIIISGGGVFYSDAMEELSQFAIKHNIPVTQTVMGYSTMKRDHSHFAGQIGGLGGKNTNSLAKQTDLAIAIGTKLADFTTGSWANFENENFKLVSINVSRHDANKHLAQAVVGDAKVSLTELSQALGDWKAGEDWNKKSQTELKSWNEHIDKESAPTNQEVPSYVQVIGAIYRNSDPTDIAVTAAGGLVGEVIQVWRPRELNTHETEWGFSCMSYEISGALGIKMANPDKEVISFVGDGSYLLNNTDIYSSVITKNKLIIVVCDNGGFAVINRLQLFKGGKEYNNLLKSSNTPGLVDVDFAKHAESMGAKSEHVTSISDLEAAFKRAKASDVTYVISIKTHAYKWVEGSSFWDSPTLEIPTTKENEEALKLYKEGRSKQRQGI from the coding sequence ATGAAAAAAATCACTCTTACTTGTGCAAATGCAATCGTTAAATATTTAATAGCTCAAAAAATATTAATTAATGGCAAAAAAGAACCACTCTTTCCTGGTGTCTTTGGAATTTTTGGACATGGAAATGTAGCGTGTTTGGGTCAAGCACTTGAAGAAAGTCAAAAAGAATTACCAACCTATAGAGGTCATCATGAACAAAATATGGCTTTAACTGGCATAGGTTATGCTCGAGCTAAAAGAAGACAGCAAATTTTTGTTGCTACTTCATCTGTTGGCCCAGGAGCAACCAACATGGTTACTGCAGCAGCTGTTGCAATGAGTAACAGATTACCAATTTTATTTTTACCTGGTGATACTTATGCAAATAGAATGCCAGATCCAGTATTGCAACAAGTTGAACATTTTAATAATCCAAGCATAACTGCAAACGATGCTTTCAAACCAGTTACAAGATATTTTGATCGTATCACTAGACCTGAACAAATAATTCAATCATTTCCAATGGCAGTTCAAACAATGTTAGACCCTGCCGATTGTGGTCCTGCTTGTATTGCGTTAAGTCAAGATATCCAAGGTCAAACTTTTGATTATCCAGAAGAATTTTTCCAAGAAAAAATTCACACAATTAGAAGACCAAGACCAGATGAATTTCAAATTAAAGAAGCAGCTGAGAAAATTAAATCTTCAAAAAATCCAATCATAATATCTGGAGGGGGAGTTTTTTATTCAGATGCAATGGAAGAATTAAGTCAGTTTGCAATCAAACATAATATTCCAGTTACACAAACTGTAATGGGTTATTCAACAATGAAGAGAGATCATTCTCATTTTGCAGGTCAAATTGGAGGACTTGGTGGAAAAAATACAAACTCATTAGCAAAACAAACCGATCTTGCGATTGCAATAGGTACAAAGCTTGCTGATTTTACAACAGGATCATGGGCAAACTTTGAAAACGAAAATTTCAAATTAGTTTCAATCAATGTATCAAGGCATGATGCTAATAAACATTTAGCTCAAGCTGTTGTTGGAGATGCAAAAGTTTCATTAACTGAACTTTCTCAAGCTTTAGGTGATTGGAAAGCAGGAGAAGATTGGAATAAGAAATCTCAAACAGAACTTAAGTCATGGAATGAACATATAGATAAAGAGAGTGCTCCAACTAATCAGGAGGTTCCAAGTTATGTTCAGGTAATTGGTGCTATTTATAGAAATTCTGATCCAACTGATATTGCAGTTACAGCTGCAGGAGGTTTGGTAGGTGAAGTAATCCAAGTATGGAGACCAAGAGAACTTAATACCCATGAAACAGAGTGGGGTTTTAGTTGTATGAGTTATGAAATATCTGGAGCATTAGGAATTAAGATGGCTAATCCAGATAAAGAAGTGATCTCATTTGTTGGTGATGGTTCTTATCTATTAAATAACACTGATATTTATTCGTCAGTAATTACAAAAAATAAATTGATCATCGTTGTTTGTGATAATGGAGGCTTTGCAGTTATAAACCGACTTCAATTATTCAAAGGTGGAAAAGAGTATAATAACTTATTAAAGAGTTCTAATACTCCTGGTTTAGTAGATGTAGATTTTGCAAAACATGCAGAGAGTATGGGTGCGAAATCTGAACACGTTACTTCAATTTCAGATCTTGAAGCTGCATTTAAAAGAGCTAAAGCGTCTGATGTAACTTATGTTATTTCAATTAAAACTCATGCTTATAAATGGGTAGAAGGATCATCTTTTTGGGATAGTCCAACTTTAGAAATTCCAACTACTAAAGAAAATGAAGAAGCTTTAAAACTTTATAAAGAAGGAAGAAGCAAACAAAGACAAGGTATTTAA